The Elaeis guineensis isolate ETL-2024a chromosome 13, EG11, whole genome shotgun sequence genome includes a region encoding these proteins:
- the LOC105060940 gene encoding protein WEAK CHLOROPLAST MOVEMENT UNDER BLUE LIGHT 1, with translation MEEAKDTEGNSSGGSSLVDSSSRQSPRNSETPTLLIIDEIIDVNNPNTAVIKDTELLPNNFHDGLPPTQLAPSSLEILNELEITCKDAISGPSEMCTLPVRHTLDQSEELYHNQSPKFEDESTVIVDDVQMNNGYVASNKLQESEARLRALTSELNHSQVVIGSTQKKTSKLSDHLKQVIENRGLIDTAAPFESVKEAVTKFGAHVDWKARKEITLQEHQRIHLELEKIQKEIPKYKKQSEIAEDAKAEVLKELDSTKRLVEELKLSLEKAQTQEAQAKQDSELAELRVKEMEQGIANDASIAAKTQLEVAKERHLTAVTELKSVKDELEVLQREFGTLVNERDVAIEKTEESISASKEIEKTVEGLTLELITIRDLLESSQAAHLEAEEQRISGALAWENDKLNWEKELKQAEGELQHLNMQFLLVDDLKLKLDTASTLLFSLRAELAANMEAKLNKESDSIREEHQADEEGQTMTNLTNVPAKLARTKEELEEVKADIEKAKDEVNHLRVTASSLKCELEREVTGLTTMRQREGLASVSVSSLEAELNRTNTEVELIMTKEKEAQEKMVDVPKMLQQAAQEADQAKSVAHLAREERRQAKEAAEQAKAGASTMEIRLEAALKETEAAKASEKLSLSSVEALEKSKESVELETNDSTTGVTLPLDEYYILSKKAHEAEELANQRVISAVEHIKSAKESEARSLEELEEANRKIEEKKKALRDAVEKAEKAKEGKLGVEQELRKWRAEHELQRKASDAAQGLADCLYFEETREPNILVNEEETAPHVSPPTCSHGEHSQQNETINAMPEPKVRRRSFFPRIVMFLARKKAQSLK, from the exons ATGGAGGAAGCAAAGGACACCGAGGGAAATTCTTCAGGAGGATCTTCTCTTGTCGATTCCAGTTCCCGGCAAAGCCCTAGGAATTCTGAAACTCCTACTTTGCTGATCATTGATGAAATAATCGACGTTAACAATCCGAATACAGCAGTCATAAAGGATACTGAATTACTTCCAAATAATTTCCATGATGGCCTACCACCAACCCAACTGGCACCTAGTTCATTAGAGATTTTAAATGAACTGGAAATTACTTGTAAGGATGCCATATCTGGGCCATCAGAAATGTGCACTCTTCCAGTACGTCATACATTGGATCAATCTGAGGAGCTATATCATAACCAGTCACCCAAGTTCGAAGATGAAAGTACTGTTATAGTTGATGATGTTCAAATGAATAATGGTTATGTCGCCTCTAACAAATTACAAGAGTCAGAAGCTAGGCTGCGTGCATTGACCAGTGAGCTTAATCATAGCCAAGTGGTGATTGGAAGTACGCAAAAGAAAACATCCAAGTTGTCTGATCACTTAAAACAAGTCATTGAAAACAGAGGCCTTATTGACACTGCAGCACCTTTTGAATCTGTTAAAGAGGCTGTCACCAAGTTTGGAGCACACGTTGATTGGAAAGCCCGGAAGGAAATAACCTTACAG GAGCACCAGCGCATCCACCTTGAACTTGAGAAGATACAAAAGGAAATTCCAAAGTACAAAAAACAATCTGAAATTGCAGAAGATGCTAAAGCAGAAGTACTTAAGGAGCTTGATAGCACCAAGAGACTTGTAGAAGAACTCAAGCTAAGCCTGGAGAAAGCACAGACCCAAGAGGCCCAGGCAAAACAGGACTCAGAACTTGCTGAACTCAGGGTCAAAGAGATGGAGCAAGGAATTGCCAATGATGCAAGCATTGCAGCCAAGACACAATTAGAGGTTGCCAAAGAAAGGCATTTGACAGCAGTCACAGAACTAAAATCAGTAAAAGATGAGTTGGAAGTACTGCAAAGAGAGTTTGGTACTTTAGTTAATGAGAGGGATGTGGCAATTGAGAAGACTGAAGAGTCTATTTCTGCTTCCAAGGAGATCGAGAAGACTGTTGAGGGTCTAACTCTAGAACTTATCACGATAAGGGACTTGCTGGAATCTTCGCAGGCAGCACATCTTGAAGCAGAAGAGCAGAGAATTAGTGGAGCATTGGCATGGGAGAACGACAAACTTAACTGGGAAAAGGAGCTGAAGCAAGCTGAAGGGGAGCTGCAACATCTCAATATGCAGTTTTTGCTGGTAGATGATCTGAAGTTGAAGCTAGATACAGCTTCCACATTGTTGTTCAGTCTGAGAGCTGAATTGGCCGCTAATATGGAAGCAAAACTGAATAAAGAATCTGATAGCATCAGGGAAGAGCACCAAGCAGATGAGGAAGGACAAACAATGACAAACCTGACAAATGTTCCAGCAAAATTAGCTCGAACCAAGGAGGAGCTTGAGGAAGTAAAGGCCGACATTGAGAAAGCAAAAGATGAAGTCAATCATTTAAGAGTCACAGCTTCTTCACTTAAATGTGAGCTGGAGAGAGAGGTGACAGGCCTCACCACCATGAGACAGAGGGAAGGTTTGGCATCTGTGTCTGTGTCGTCTCTTGAGGCTGAGCTGAACAGGACAAACACTGAAGTAGAACTAATCATGACGAAGGAGAAGGAAGCCCAAGAAAAGATGGTAGATGTGCCTAAGATGCTTCAACAAGCAGCTCAGGAAGCAGATCAAGCCAAATCAGTTGCTCACTTGGCTCGTGAAGAGCGAAGGCAGGCAAAAGAAGCAGCCGAACAAGCAAAGGCTGGAGCAAGTACTATGGAGATCAGACTAGAGGCTGCTTTAAAGGAAACAGAAGCAGCTAAAGCATCAGAGAAGCTGTCACTCTCATCAGTCGAAGCATTGGAAAAGAGTAAAGAGTCCGTAGAATTGGAGACTAATGACTCCACAACTGGAGTGACCCTTCCACTGGATGAGTACTACATTCTCAGCAAGAAAGCACATGAGGCTGAGGAGCTTGCTAATCAACGAGTGATTTCTGCCGTAGAGCATATTAAATCAGCAAAGGAGTCTGAGGCAAGAAGCTTAGAAGAACTCGAGGAAGCAAATAGGaagatagaagaaaagaagaaagcatTAAGAGATGCCGTGGAAAAGGCTGAAAAGGCCAAGGAAGGGAAATTGGGTGTGGAACAAGAGTTGAGGAAGTGGAGAGCTGAGCATGAACTGCAACGGAAAGCAAGTGATGCTGCTCAAGGTTTAGCTGATTGTTTATATTTTGAGGAGACCAGAGAACCAAACATCCTGGTTAACGAAGAAGAAACTGCTCCACATGTTAGCCCTCCAACATGCAGCCATGGAGAACACTCGCAACAGAATGAGACAATAAATGCCATGCCTGAACCAAAGGTGAGAAGGAGATCATTCTTCCCTCGAATCGTCATGTTTTTGGCCAGAAAGAAGGCTCAGTCATTGAAGTAA
- the LOC140853438 gene encoding mitochondrial uncoupling protein 3-like yields MGGGRSGGGGQGEERRTFSKIALTSLSAAVAETATFPIDIIKTRLQLHGESPHLRPPAATSAAGNALRVASEIWRKGGVLGFYSGLSPAVLRHLFYTPIRIVGYEHLRSAAGADGSLLGKALAGGASGVLAQVVASPADLIKVRMQADSRLLSQGLQPRYAGIFDAFTKIIQTEGFLGLWRGVFPNAQRAFLVNMGELTCYDHAKHFIIRKQICEDNVFAHTLASIASGLSATALSCPADVVKTRMMNQTSGKKTQTLYRNSYDCLVKTVKFEGIMALWKGFFPTWARLGPWQFVFWVSYEKFRQACGLSSF; encoded by the exons ATGGGAGGCGGCCGCAGCGGCGGCGGAGGACAAGGGGAGGAGCGCCGGACGTTCTCCAAGATCGCCCTCACCTCGCTGTCGGCGGCGGTGGCGGAGACCGCGACCTTTCCGATAGACATCATAAAGACCAGGCTCCAGCTCCACGGCGAGTCCCCACACCTCCGCCCGCCCGCCGCCACCTCCGCCGCTGGCAACGCCCTCCGAGTCGCCTCTGAGATATGGAGGAAGGGTGGCGTGCTCGGATTCTACAGCGGCCTCTCCCCTGCTGTCCTCCGCCATCTCTTCTACACCCCCATTCGCATCGTGGGCTACGAGCACCTTCGGAGCGCAGCCGGCGCCGACGGTTCTCTCCTCGGAAAGGCCCTCGCTGGGGGCGCTTCCGGCGTCCTCGCTCAG GTTGTGGCAAGCCCAGCTGATCTTATAAAGGTGAGGATGCAAGCAGATAGCCGTCTTTTGAGCCAAGGACTGCAACCCAGGTATGCAGGGATATTTGATGCTTTcacaaagattatccaaacagaAGGCTTTCTGGGACTTTGGAGGGGGGTGTTTCCTAATGCTCAGAGAGCATTTCTGGTAAACATGGGTGAATTGACATGCTATGACCATGCAAAGCATTTCATTATTCGCAAGCAAATTTGTGAGGATAATGTGTTTGCTCACACGTTGGCATCTATAGCATCTGGTCTCTCAGCAACTGCTCTTAGCTGTCCAGCTGATGTGGTGAAAACTAGAATGATGAATCAAACTTCTGGCAAAAAGACCCAGACATTATACAGGAATTCTTATGATTGTTTGGTTAAGACAGTGAAATTTGAAGGCATAATGGCATTGTGGAAGGGTTTCTTTCCGACTTGGGCAAGGCTCGGACCATGGCAGTTTGTATTCTGGGTATCTTATGAGAAGTTCCGACAAGCCTGTGGTCTTTCATCTTTCTGA